AGTAACCAACAGGCAGGCTTAAAGAAAGTAATGCTTTAATTGGGTTGTAGAACATTCATTATAAAAATTCTTGACAAGGTATAGACTTGGAAATCCTAGAACCTACTATTGTCTTGTGTTagaactttaattattaaatcaatatttgtCTCTGACATATACTCCCAGTTATGCTAGATGTTGGTACTAACAATCTAAAGCTAATTGAAGACCCGCTTTGTAAAATATGTGCTTATTTACTTTGTTATTCATAGAATGGAACATATGAAATGCTTGGTggtactttgttttatttaccgATTGTGGAGATTTCTTTTGACATGTTTCTCTTTGGGGGTTTGGACAGATTTAGGACTAAGACAACCAAGGTTAGAAGGGGAAgaatatttatcaattattgATGAGTTCATCGAAGCGGTTTTAACACGTTGGCCTAAGGCTATTGTACAGGTTTCTCTCTTTCAGAAGTAAGACTTTTGTTTTATGCTTATACcatgatgtttatttgatggTTACCCCATTTAGTTTGAGGATTTTCAAATGAAGTGGGCCTTTAAAACTCTGAAACGCTATCGGGAAAGGTTTTGCATGTTTAATGATGACGTACAGGTGAGCACTTGGCCTAGCAAGTTGCTACTTTTATGGATAGGATTAGATTCTAGTGTAACTTAGATTGCTGCAGCATCACTATGAATGCCACCAATATTAGAAAGTTGTGGTTACTTAATTCTCTTAGGTAACTGCTGGAGTTGCACTTGCTGGATTGTTAGGAACTGTAAGAGAACAAGGTTGATCTTTGGATGATTTTCCAAACCACAAGATTGCTGTGGTGGGAGCTGGAAGGTATTTGGCTGACTTATAAAGCTTGGTCTTTCAATCTTTCACCATAATTTTTCTTTGGCTCATTGCATCCATTCCCTCACAGCTTTATTTCTCATAAAAACTTTTCTTTCTGGCTTCCAGTGCAGGGCTTGGTGTTCTTAGCATGGCTGTTCATCCTATTTGTGCAAAgccttttatgttcttttagaTATGTAATGTCCTTT
This genomic stretch from Gossypium raimondii isolate GPD5lz chromosome 6, ASM2569854v1, whole genome shotgun sequence harbors:
- the LOC105774527 gene encoding LOW QUALITY PROTEIN: NAD-dependent malic enzyme 59 kDa isoform, mitochondrial (The sequence of the model RefSeq protein was modified relative to this genomic sequence to represent the inferred CDS: substituted 1 base at 1 genomic stop codon); protein product: MQDLGLRQPRLEGEEYLSIIDEFIEAVLTRWPKAIVQFEDFQMKWAFKTLKRYRERFCMFNDDVQVTAGVALAGLLGTVREQGXSLDDFPNHKIAVVGAGSAGLGVLSMAVHPICAKPFMFF